In Spirosoma aureum, a single genomic region encodes these proteins:
- a CDS encoding Hsp20/alpha crystallin family protein has product MNPLMRTNNNLPSLIENFFGRDVNDLFNANAASVSNVPAVNVVEHQDGFRIEVAAPGLKKDDFKLNLNHNNLTISGYQETKKEESDKNNEKYTRREFSYSSFQRTFTLPTSVDADNIQASYTDGVLKIEIPKREEAKVKPPRQIEIGG; this is encoded by the coding sequence ATGAATCCGTTAATGCGCACGAACAACAACCTACCGTCGTTGATCGAGAACTTTTTCGGTCGCGACGTGAATGACTTGTTTAATGCGAATGCTGCGTCAGTAAGCAACGTTCCAGCAGTAAATGTAGTCGAGCATCAGGATGGCTTTCGTATTGAAGTGGCAGCCCCTGGTTTGAAAAAAGACGATTTCAAGCTCAACCTGAATCACAACAACCTGACCATTTCGGGTTATCAGGAAACAAAGAAGGAAGAGTCAGATAAGAATAATGAAAAGTACACGCGTCGGGAATTTAGCTATTCCTCTTTCCAAAGGACGTTTACGCTCCCAACATCGGTAGATGCAGATAATATACAGGCATCATACACAGATGGCGTACTTAAAATCGAGATTCCCAAACGTGAGGAGGCCAAAGTAAAGCC